A genomic region of Erythrobacter sp. SCSIO 43205 contains the following coding sequences:
- a CDS encoding amidohydrolase: MKHLPLARLSTLALLAASAAFSTTHAHANTLIYNVNGITIDEEGKVIRFAELVFDDEGIITHVLERAEERPQDIDFAMDGEGQVLLPGMIDAHVHVMDIGFAALTLDLSDTGSLEEALAKIAQFAEDNPGRPWILGRGWNQEKWGLGRFPTAAELDAVVSDRPVWLERADNHANWANSLAMERAGITANTKSPDGGRIIRDENGNPTGVFIDAASSLVAGSVPPPRPEDRDAAFAMAQQKLLANGITAVADMGTPVVDWMTFRRSADRGDLRIRIMAYADSPEAMDLIGGPGPTPWLYEDKLRLNGIKLYVDGALGSRGATLKEPYHDEPTTRGIAITSPAQLRNRMSRAAMDNFQTAIHAIGDAANADVLSAIAELSDTYTGDRRWRIEHAQIVDPADLPRFGEHGTIASMQPLHQTSDMFMAEARLGEERLGGAYAWKSIIEVGGRIAFGSDAPVEPADVFAGMAVAITRTDAQGRPFGGWRAHEAVSREQALAAFTADAAFAGFADGKFGRLVPGERADFILVDRDPLLASPSEIRETKVNEVYLAGTRVFARE; encoded by the coding sequence ATGAAACACCTCCCTCTTGCAAGGCTGTCAACTTTGGCCCTTTTGGCCGCGAGCGCTGCCTTTAGCACCACCCATGCCCATGCTAACACATTGATTTACAACGTTAATGGTATCACCATTGACGAAGAAGGTAAGGTGATACGCTTTGCTGAACTTGTCTTTGACGATGAAGGCATCATCACCCATGTTCTGGAGCGCGCAGAAGAACGCCCGCAAGACATTGACTTTGCCATGGACGGCGAGGGTCAGGTGCTCCTTCCCGGCATGATCGACGCCCACGTCCACGTCATGGACATCGGCTTTGCAGCGCTCACACTCGACTTGTCCGACACGGGCAGCCTCGAAGAAGCGCTCGCCAAGATCGCACAGTTTGCCGAAGACAATCCGGGTCGCCCGTGGATCCTTGGGCGCGGCTGGAATCAGGAGAAATGGGGCCTTGGCCGCTTTCCCACCGCCGCCGAGCTTGATGCAGTGGTGTCCGACCGCCCGGTGTGGCTCGAACGCGCCGACAACCATGCCAATTGGGCCAACAGCCTGGCGATGGAGCGGGCCGGAATCACGGCGAACACGAAAAGCCCCGATGGGGGCCGCATCATTCGCGATGAAAACGGCAATCCGACCGGCGTCTTTATCGACGCAGCAAGCAGCCTTGTCGCAGGCAGCGTCCCCCCGCCCCGCCCCGAAGACCGCGATGCCGCCTTTGCCATGGCGCAGCAAAAACTGCTCGCGAACGGGATTACAGCGGTTGCCGATATGGGCACGCCCGTGGTCGACTGGATGACGTTTCGCAGGTCCGCTGACCGGGGCGATTTGCGCATCCGCATCATGGCCTATGCCGACAGCCCGGAGGCGATGGACCTCATCGGTGGCCCCGGCCCAACGCCTTGGCTTTACGAGGACAAATTGCGCCTCAACGGGATCAAGCTTTACGTCGATGGAGCGCTGGGTTCGCGCGGCGCGACCTTGAAAGAGCCCTATCACGACGAGCCCACAACGCGCGGCATTGCGATCACCAGCCCGGCTCAACTGCGCAACCGCATGAGCCGCGCTGCGATGGACAATTTCCAGACCGCGATCCACGCGATTGGCGATGCCGCCAATGCCGATGTGCTAAGCGCGATTGCGGAGCTTTCCGACACCTACACAGGCGACCGGCGCTGGCGCATCGAGCACGCTCAGATCGTCGACCCGGCTGACCTTCCGCGCTTTGGCGAACATGGCACCATCGCCTCGATGCAGCCGCTCCACCAGACCAGCGATATGTTCATGGCCGAAGCGCGCCTTGGCGAAGAGCGCCTTGGCGGGGCCTATGCGTGGAAGAGCATCATCGAGGTGGGCGGGCGCATCGCCTTTGGTTCGGACGCGCCGGTGGAACCTGCCGATGTGTTTGCAGGCATGGCGGTTGCCATCACCCGCACCGACGCACAAGGCAGGCCCTTTGGCGGCTGGCGCGCGCATGAGGCAGTGAGCCGCGAGCAGGCCTTGGCAGCCTTTACCGCCGATGCTGCTTTTGCGGGCTTTGCCGATGGAAAATTTGGCCGCCTTGTGCCGGGCGAACGCGCCGATTTCATTCTGGTGGACCGCGACCCTCTGCTCGCCTCACCGAGCGAAATTCGAGAGACAAAGGTCAATGAGGTCTATCTGGCAGGCACGCGCGTATTTGCCCGCGAATAG
- a CDS encoding threonine ammonia-lyase, whose product MNAPNAKLASGFTPADLAIDDVRAAAQRIEGSVVKTPMMHSITLSEITGAEVWLKFENQQFTAAYKERGALNALLQLTEEQRQRGVIAASAGNHSQGLSYHGTRLGVPVTIVMPKTTPTVKVMQTESVGGNVVLHGETFDDANAHARELEAERGLTFVHPFDHPHVAAGQGTVALEMLEVKPDLDCLVVPIGGGGLISGMATVARELAPDIEMVGVQAGLFPSMFAKIKGETRDCGGDTLAEGIAVKHPGVFTAQVIEERVDDILLVDEPVLEKAVALLLQIEKTVVEGAGAAGLAAVLDNPERFAGKKVGLVLCGGNIDTRLLANVLLRDLARQGRLARLRVTLQDRPGALFKVMRLFDAHNVNIIEIYHQRIFTTLPAKGLITDIECEARDAEQVEQLVKALREARYHVDVVELN is encoded by the coding sequence ATGAATGCACCAAACGCCAAACTCGCCTCCGGGTTCACCCCAGCTGACCTTGCAATCGACGATGTGCGGGCCGCTGCGCAGCGTATTGAAGGCTCGGTGGTCAAGACGCCGATGATGCATTCGATTACCCTGTCCGAGATTACGGGCGCTGAAGTCTGGCTGAAGTTTGAAAACCAGCAATTTACCGCCGCCTATAAGGAGCGCGGGGCACTGAACGCTTTGTTGCAACTGACCGAAGAACAACGCCAGCGCGGCGTGATCGCAGCGTCGGCTGGCAATCACTCTCAGGGGCTTTCCTATCATGGCACGCGTTTGGGCGTTCCTGTCACCATCGTAATGCCTAAGACCACGCCGACGGTGAAGGTGATGCAGACCGAGAGTGTGGGCGGCAATGTCGTGCTGCATGGCGAGACGTTTGACGATGCCAACGCCCATGCGCGCGAGCTTGAGGCGGAGCGTGGGCTGACCTTTGTCCACCCGTTTGACCATCCCCACGTGGCCGCTGGCCAAGGAACGGTGGCGCTGGAGATGCTTGAGGTGAAGCCTGATCTTGACTGTCTGGTCGTGCCGATTGGCGGGGGCGGGCTTATTTCAGGGATGGCGACTGTTGCGCGCGAACTGGCTCCTGACATCGAAATGGTGGGCGTGCAGGCGGGGCTTTTCCCGAGTATGTTTGCCAAGATCAAAGGCGAGACACGCGATTGCGGCGGGGACACTCTGGCGGAAGGGATCGCGGTCAAGCACCCCGGCGTCTTCACTGCCCAGGTGATCGAAGAGCGCGTCGATGACATCCTGCTTGTGGATGAGCCTGTTCTCGAAAAGGCGGTGGCTTTGCTTCTGCAAATCGAGAAGACCGTCGTTGAAGGCGCTGGCGCTGCGGGCTTGGCTGCGGTTCTGGACAATCCAGAGCGTTTTGCGGGCAAGAAGGTTGGCCTTGTTTTGTGCGGCGGCAATATTGATACGCGCTTGCTTGCCAACGTGCTGCTGCGTGATCTGGCGCGGCAGGGGCGTCTTGCGCGCCTGCGTGTCACCTTGCAGGATCGCCCCGGCGCGTTGTTCAAAGTGATGCGGCTCTTCGATGCGCACAATGTGAACATCATCGAGATTTATCACCAGCGCATCTTCACGACGCTTCCCGCCAAGGGGCTTATCACCGATATCGAATGTGAAGCGCGCGATGCCGAACAGGTGGAGCAATTGGTCAAGGCCCTGCGCGAGGCGCGGTATCACGTCGATGTCGTCGAACTGAACTGA
- the nagZ gene encoding beta-N-acetylhexosaminidase gives MVPAIFGCSGTKLTAEERAFFRDADPAGYILFGRNCENAEQLRALTDELRALHGREHLLISIDQEGGRVARLRPPHWAAYPSGEAFDRLYQVAPASAIEAARVGAKAMGLELSAMGITVDYHPPLDLRQEGAHDVIGDRSLGADPMQVAAIGRAILDGLADGGVTGCIKHMPGHGRALCDSHKEMPTVQASAEELASDLEPFHKLNGALIGMTGHLKFPIWDEALPATLSKAIISDIIRGDIGFDGLLLTDDIDMEALDGSVPERSSQAIAAGCDIVLNCWAKMGDMVGICERVPTISDRAAERLAKALEGTRVADTLAEDASELLAKRDALLAKRDALLAIAGEAA, from the coding sequence ATGGTCCCGGCAATATTCGGATGTTCTGGCACAAAGCTGACGGCGGAAGAGCGCGCGTTTTTTCGCGACGCTGATCCGGCGGGCTACATCCTGTTCGGTCGCAATTGCGAAAATGCAGAGCAGCTGCGCGCACTGACCGATGAATTGCGCGCGCTTCACGGGCGCGAACATCTGCTGATTTCGATTGACCAGGAGGGCGGTCGTGTCGCTCGGCTAAGGCCACCCCATTGGGCGGCTTACCCTAGTGGCGAGGCGTTTGACCGGCTTTACCAAGTGGCGCCCGCAAGCGCGATTGAGGCGGCACGCGTGGGAGCAAAGGCGATGGGATTGGAGCTGTCCGCGATGGGGATCACCGTTGACTACCACCCGCCTTTGGACCTTCGCCAAGAGGGCGCGCATGATGTGATTGGTGACCGTTCGCTTGGGGCTGATCCGATGCAGGTCGCCGCGATTGGGCGAGCGATACTCGACGGGCTCGCTGATGGTGGTGTGACCGGTTGTATCAAGCATATGCCGGGGCATGGCCGCGCATTGTGCGACAGCCACAAGGAAATGCCCACGGTCCAAGCGAGCGCCGAGGAATTGGCGAGCGATCTGGAGCCTTTCCATAAGCTCAACGGCGCACTGATCGGCATGACCGGGCACCTCAAATTTCCCATATGGGACGAGGCGCTTCCCGCGACGCTCTCCAAGGCAATAATCAGCGACATCATCCGCGGCGACATTGGTTTTGACGGCCTTTTGCTCACTGACGACATCGACATGGAAGCGCTTGATGGCAGCGTGCCGGAACGCTCGAGCCAAGCAATTGCGGCGGGCTGCGACATAGTGCTCAATTGCTGGGCGAAGATGGGCGATATGGTCGGCATTTGTGAGCGCGTGCCCACAATCTCTGACCGCGCTGCTGAGCGGCTGGCCAAGGCGCTTGAGGGGACGCGCGTGGCGGACACACTTGCTGAAGATGCGAGCGAGCTTTTGGCCAAGCGCGATGCGCTTTTGGCCAAGCGCGATGCGCTTTTGGCCATCGCGGGGGAGGCTGCATGA
- a CDS encoding ScpA family protein: MPDGWDDDPAKQGAKPGEEALYLELDGWEGPLDLLLDLARRQKVDLKQISILALVDQYLDYIEKAQDLRLELAADYLVMAAWLAFLKSAMLLPKDEQEDPSPEELALRLQLRLQRLGAMREAGARLMGRDRIGRDIFLRGSPEGLRTDRKTMWKCDAFSLIQAYGQVKARTAPRIYHVSDRPVMTLDSALDRVSAMIGVTLDWMDLRDFLPKHAEPALRRSALASSFVAALELARLGKAEIDQEGAFEPLRIRRVREKAQS; this comes from the coding sequence ATGCCCGATGGCTGGGACGATGATCCTGCCAAACAGGGCGCTAAGCCAGGCGAAGAGGCGCTCTACTTAGAGCTTGATGGTTGGGAGGGGCCGTTAGACCTTCTCCTCGACCTCGCGCGCCGCCAAAAGGTTGATCTTAAACAGATTTCCATCCTTGCATTGGTCGACCAATATCTCGACTATATCGAGAAGGCACAGGATTTGCGGCTGGAATTGGCGGCCGATTACCTCGTGATGGCGGCATGGCTCGCCTTCCTCAAATCCGCCATGCTCCTGCCTAAGGATGAGCAGGAAGACCCTAGCCCCGAAGAACTCGCGCTGCGTCTGCAATTGCGGCTCCAGCGCCTCGGCGCGATGCGTGAGGCGGGCGCGCGATTGATGGGACGCGACAGGATCGGGCGGGACATCTTTCTGCGAGGGTCGCCAGAAGGGCTGCGCACTGATCGCAAGACCATGTGGAAATGCGACGCCTTCTCGCTGATCCAGGCCTACGGTCAGGTTAAGGCTCGCACCGCGCCGCGCATTTATCATGTGTCTGATCGCCCAGTGATGACGTTGGACAGCGCGCTCGACCGCGTGTCAGCAATGATTGGCGTCACGCTCGACTGGATGGATTTGCGCGACTTCCTCCCCAAACACGCAGAGCCCGCGCTGCGCCGCTCGGCGCTTGCCTCAAGCTTTGTCGCAGCGCTCGAACTGGCACGCCTTGGCAAGGCGGAAATTGACCAGGAAGGCGCGTTTGAGCCGCTTCGCATTCGCCGCGTGAGAGAAAAGGCGCAGAGCTGA
- the tatB gene encoding Sec-independent protein translocase protein TatB, whose protein sequence is MFDLGAAEILVIIIVAVLVIGPKDMPLAMRHAGRWIGKVRRVSSHFRTGIDAMVREAELEDMEAKWKAQNEAIMKKSAEAVEAEKGEPVMTGPPPVADAESAAKKAKSVEPAPTPSKPPAPDTPAKPQD, encoded by the coding sequence ATGTTTGACCTTGGAGCTGCAGAAATACTGGTGATTATCATCGTCGCGGTCCTTGTGATCGGGCCGAAGGATATGCCTTTGGCGATGCGCCATGCGGGCCGCTGGATCGGCAAGGTGCGGCGTGTATCCTCGCATTTTCGCACCGGGATTGATGCCATGGTGCGCGAGGCCGAGCTTGAGGATATGGAGGCAAAGTGGAAGGCCCAGAACGAGGCCATCATGAAAAAGTCGGCAGAGGCCGTTGAAGCGGAAAAGGGTGAGCCCGTGATGACTGGCCCGCCGCCTGTGGCGGATGCTGAAAGCGCTGCTAAGAAAGCCAAATCGGTTGAGCCAGCGCCTACGCCTTCCAAACCGCCAGCGCCGGACACCCCGGCCAAGCCGCAGGACTAG
- the tatC gene encoding twin-arginine translocase subunit TatC has protein sequence MPFEIKDIDETRAPLLDHLIELRSRLMRSIFALLVGFGICFYFADYILGFLVQPLKDAFPEGEGQLIFTKLPEIFFVELKVGLFGGFMLSFPIIANQLWAFVAPGLYANEKRAFLPFLIMTPVLFIGGAALAYFVVMPLAFLFFLGFGGETGGLAVQALPSAGEYLSLVMQFIMAFGLTFLLPVLLLLLHRAGIVTRDQLVAARRYVIVGIVALAAIVTPPDPGTQVILAIPLLLLFEGSLLIMRFQEKAMKKSKVEVEDDTSEEPPKTTKPSDQPAE, from the coding sequence ATGCCATTTGAAATCAAGGACATCGACGAAACCAGAGCCCCGCTGCTCGACCATTTGATCGAGCTTCGCAGCCGGTTGATGCGCTCGATCTTCGCGCTGCTCGTCGGCTTTGGCATCTGCTTTTACTTCGCCGATTATATCCTCGGATTTCTGGTCCAGCCTTTGAAAGACGCCTTTCCCGAAGGCGAGGGCCAGCTCATCTTCACCAAGCTTCCCGAAATCTTCTTTGTTGAATTGAAAGTAGGCCTGTTCGGCGGCTTCATGCTGAGCTTCCCCATCATCGCGAACCAGCTTTGGGCCTTTGTGGCTCCCGGCCTTTACGCCAATGAAAAACGCGCATTTCTGCCCTTCCTCATTATGACCCCGGTGCTTTTCATCGGGGGGGCGGCGCTTGCCTATTTCGTGGTGATGCCGCTCGCGTTCCTGTTCTTTCTGGGGTTTGGCGGTGAGACTGGCGGACTTGCGGTGCAGGCGCTGCCTTCGGCGGGTGAATATCTTAGCCTCGTGATGCAGTTCATCATGGCATTTGGGCTGACGTTCCTGCTCCCCGTGCTGCTCCTGCTGCTCCACCGCGCAGGGATTGTGACGCGCGATCAACTGGTGGCCGCGCGCCGTTACGTGATTGTCGGGATCGTGGCTCTGGCCGCGATTGTCACCCCGCCTGATCCGGGCACGCAGGTAATCCTCGCCATCCCGCTTTTGCTGCTGTTCGAAGGCTCGCTTCTCATCATGCGCTTTCAGGAAAAAGCGATGAAGAAAAGCAAGGTGGAGGTTGAAGACGACACTTCGGAAGAACCGCCGAAGACAACAAAGCCAAGCGATCAACCCGCCGAATAG
- a CDS encoding NAD(P)-dependent oxidoreductase codes for MSTQFKVAFIGLGVMGGPMTGHLAQAGFDVTAYNRSPQRAAKWREMWEAEGLAIAFADTLAEAARGADVVCTCVGNDEDLASVTTQANGVLEAMGEGALLIDHTTTSADMARTLGKACADKGIAFVDAPVSGGQAGAENGQLAIMCGGLDEAMERARPVMEPYAKAIVHVGPIGAGQTAKMANQMCIAGVLGGLSEAIRLAQGAGLDLDKTYEAISGGAAQSWQMDNRWATMTRDEFEFGFAIDWMRKDLGYALEEAGRLGLSSPITALVDQFYAEVQAAGGNRYDTSALITRLPKGS; via the coding sequence ATGAGCACTCAATTCAAAGTCGCCTTCATCGGGCTTGGCGTTATGGGCGGTCCGATGACCGGGCATCTGGCGCAGGCAGGCTTCGATGTTACCGCCTACAACCGATCACCGCAGCGCGCGGCAAAATGGCGCGAAATGTGGGAGGCCGAAGGGCTCGCCATAGCCTTTGCCGACACACTCGCTGAGGCAGCAAGGGGCGCCGATGTCGTGTGCACCTGCGTTGGCAATGACGAGGATTTGGCGAGCGTCACCACTCAGGCGAATGGCGTGCTTGAAGCAATGGGCGAAGGCGCGCTTTTGATCGACCACACCACTACGTCCGCCGACATGGCCCGCACCCTTGGCAAGGCGTGCGCGGACAAGGGCATCGCCTTTGTCGATGCGCCCGTCAGCGGAGGGCAAGCGGGCGCTGAGAACGGCCAGCTTGCGATCATGTGCGGCGGTTTGGATGAAGCGATGGAGCGCGCGCGGCCCGTGATGGAGCCTTACGCCAAGGCTATCGTTCACGTCGGCCCAATAGGCGCCGGGCAGACCGCGAAGATGGCGAACCAGATGTGCATTGCGGGCGTGCTCGGCGGCCTTTCCGAAGCGATCCGGCTGGCGCAGGGCGCAGGGCTGGACCTTGATAAAACCTACGAAGCCATCTCGGGGGGAGCCGCGCAAAGCTGGCAGATGGACAACCGCTGGGCGACCATGACGAGAGACGAGTTCGAGTTCGGCTTTGCCATCGACTGGATGCGTAAGGATTTGGGCTATGCGCTCGAAGAAGCGGGGCGTCTCGGACTCTCCTCCCCCATCACCGCTCTGGTCGACCAATTCTACGCCGAGGTGCAAGCGGCAGGCGGCAATCGCTATGACACAAGCGCCCTCATCACCCGTCTTCCCAAAGGCAGTTAG
- the tatA gene encoding twin-arginine translocase TatA/TatE family subunit produces the protein MFGQIGIWQVLILAIVILVLFGRGKISEMMGDFGKGISSFKKGMSEEANSKDEPKGQIEAPAKEAGEAKTAEKSEPSS, from the coding sequence ATGTTCGGCCAAATTGGTATCTGGCAAGTCCTCATCCTTGCGATTGTCATCCTCGTGCTGTTCGGTCGCGGCAAAATTTCGGAGATGATGGGCGATTTCGGCAAAGGTATCAGCAGCTTCAAAAAAGGCATGAGTGAAGAGGCGAACAGCAAAGACGAGCCCAAAGGCCAGATCGAAGCCCCTGCCAAAGAAGCTGGTGAGGCCAAGACCGCTGAAAAGAGCGAGCCTTCAAGCTGA
- a CDS encoding arginyltransferase translates to MTAPIRFPRFFVTSPAPCPYLPGRTERKVFTELKGGHADQLNEALGRIGFRRSQTVAYRPSCLDCQACVSVRVVAQEFKPSSTQKRDIKRNRDLVVTECRPWATEEQFELLSKYLSVRHPDGGMSTMDEMDYADMVEHTPVTSHVVEYREPTENGEPGKLVGACLTDRQGDGLSMIYSFYDPDHEGRAGLGNYIILDHIQRAVQSGLPYVYLGYWVDGSPRMQYKVRYRPLEQLTREGWRQMSDEEQTRLIAAATAPRSEKAGEMKGARGKDGQPVKFAAS, encoded by the coding sequence GTGACGGCTCCGATTCGCTTCCCCCGCTTTTTCGTGACCAGCCCTGCGCCATGCCCCTATCTTCCGGGTCGGACTGAACGCAAGGTGTTCACCGAATTGAAGGGCGGGCACGCGGATCAACTGAACGAGGCGCTTGGCCGGATCGGTTTTCGGCGCAGTCAGACGGTGGCCTATCGCCCAAGCTGTCTCGATTGTCAGGCGTGTGTTTCTGTGCGCGTTGTTGCGCAGGAGTTCAAACCGTCCTCAACGCAAAAGCGCGACATCAAACGCAACCGCGATCTGGTTGTGACCGAATGTCGTCCTTGGGCAACCGAAGAACAGTTTGAATTGCTCAGCAAGTATTTAAGCGTGCGCCATCCCGACGGCGGAATGTCGACGATGGATGAAATGGATTATGCTGACATGGTCGAGCATACGCCTGTTACCAGCCATGTTGTCGAATATCGCGAACCAACCGAAAATGGTGAACCCGGAAAGCTTGTCGGCGCGTGCCTGACCGACCGTCAAGGCGATGGCTTGTCGATGATCTATTCCTTCTATGACCCCGATCATGAGGGGCGTGCAGGTTTGGGCAATTACATCATCCTCGATCACATCCAGCGCGCAGTGCAAAGCGGGCTTCCTTATGTATACCTTGGTTATTGGGTCGATGGTTCGCCCCGTATGCAGTACAAGGTGCGCTATCGTCCGCTTGAACAGCTTACCCGCGAAGGCTGGCGTCAAATGAGCGATGAGGAACAAACCAGACTAATTGCCGCTGCCACTGCACCGCGCAGCGAAAAAGCTGGTGAAATGAAGGGCGCTAGGGGTAAAGACGGACAGCCTGTTAAATTCGCTGCGAGCTGA
- a CDS encoding SPOR domain-containing protein — protein MIIDAEYEEVEGADGELDLSAEDSLPWLEAEEEDEDRGSDHTHIILLGLILFGILIAGVGTVWFFGSKADEATLAADGSVIEAPEGPIKERPEDPGGKEFAGTGAVAPKVAEGGTPEGVMNTDGNANAGGQGSGKGAGAFSGAASGASASSSSASGVGVQLAAYSSRARAEQGWNEISRRTDALSGLRYRIEEGVVDIGTVYRLQAVAGDRASANSLCAKLKSDGIDCQVKG, from the coding sequence TTGATTATCGATGCTGAATATGAAGAGGTCGAGGGCGCTGACGGCGAACTGGACTTATCAGCGGAGGATAGCCTTCCGTGGCTTGAGGCTGAGGAAGAAGACGAGGATCGCGGCAGCGACCACACCCACATCATCCTTCTTGGCCTGATCCTGTTCGGGATATTGATCGCTGGTGTCGGGACCGTCTGGTTCTTCGGCAGCAAAGCCGACGAAGCGACGCTCGCCGCCGACGGCAGCGTGATCGAAGCGCCTGAAGGCCCGATAAAGGAACGTCCAGAAGACCCCGGAGGCAAGGAGTTTGCCGGTACTGGCGCGGTTGCGCCTAAGGTGGCCGAAGGCGGCACACCCGAAGGCGTGATGAACACCGATGGCAATGCCAATGCAGGGGGCCAGGGTTCGGGCAAGGGCGCGGGCGCGTTTTCTGGCGCAGCATCCGGCGCCTCTGCTTCAAGTTCATCGGCCTCAGGGGTGGGCGTCCAACTCGCCGCTTACTCCAGCCGCGCGCGCGCTGAACAGGGCTGGAATGAAATCAGCCGCCGCACCGATGCGCTGTCGGGCCTGCGTTATCGCATCGAAGAGGGTGTGGTGGACATCGGCACAGTCTATCGCTTGCAAGCGGTGGCTGGCGACCGGGCATCGGCAAATTCCTTGTGCGCAAAGCTCAAATCCGATGGCATTGATTGTCAGGTGAAGGGCTGA
- the scpB gene encoding SMC-Scp complex subunit ScpB, which produces MSDDDRATDEITRGLEATLFAAEEPLNVDQLSAHLGDCDKAVIRDALKSLEAHYSDRGVHLVERGKRWHFETAPDMAHLLRREKEQVRRLSRAATEVLAIIAYHEPVSRAEIESIRGVQTSSGTLDVLMEAGWIKLAGRREVPGRPVIYATTPEFLDHFGLSSRRDLPGIDELRASGLLDPVDDAFEQAMGADDDEDEETAQNDAQSCEPAPSSE; this is translated from the coding sequence ATGTCAGACGACGACCGAGCGACCGATGAGATCACACGTGGGCTTGAAGCCACGCTATTCGCGGCTGAAGAGCCACTGAATGTCGATCAACTGTCCGCCCACCTTGGTGACTGCGACAAGGCCGTTATTCGTGATGCGCTTAAGTCACTCGAAGCACACTACTCCGATCGAGGCGTGCATCTGGTCGAACGCGGCAAGCGCTGGCATTTCGAAACCGCGCCCGACATGGCGCATCTGCTTCGCCGCGAAAAAGAGCAGGTCCGCCGCCTCAGCCGCGCGGCCACCGAAGTGCTTGCCATCATCGCCTATCACGAACCTGTCAGCCGCGCCGAAATCGAATCGATCAGGGGCGTTCAGACCAGTTCGGGCACATTGGACGTTCTGATGGAGGCAGGCTGGATCAAACTCGCCGGCCGCCGCGAAGTGCCAGGCCGCCCGGTGATTTACGCGACGACGCCCGAATTCCTCGACCACTTCGGCCTCTCCTCGCGCCGCGACCTGCCCGGCATTGACGAATTGCGCGCCTCTGGCCTGCTTGATCCGGTCGACGATGCCTTTGAACAGGCGATGGGCGCAGACGATGATGAGGACGAGGAAACCGCCCAAAATGATGCGCAATCCTGCGAGCCTGCGCCCTCATCAGAGTGA